The following coding sequences lie in one Arachis hypogaea cultivar Tifrunner chromosome 9, arahy.Tifrunner.gnm2.J5K5, whole genome shotgun sequence genomic window:
- the LOC140175215 gene encoding uncharacterized protein has product MGATPFHPAILKVRLPRNFDKPTDMRYDGIKNPQEHVTAFEARMNLEGVGDAVRCRAFPVMLAGPAIRWFNTLPQGSITTFADISQKFLARFTTRIAKAKHPINLLGVTLKPGEPTRKFLDRFNNECLEIDGLTDLVASLCLTNDLLNEDFRKHITTKPVWTMQEIQSVAKEYINDEEVSQVVAANKR; this is encoded by the coding sequence ATGGGTGCGACCCCCTTCCACCCGGCAATCCTCAAGGTCCGACTTCCGAGAAACTTCGACAAACCGACAGACATGAGGTATGATGGGATCAAGAACCCCCAGGAGCATGTCACAGCCTTCGAAGCAAGGATGAATTTGGAAGGAGTAGGCGACGCGGTCAGATGCCGGGCATTCCCTGTAATGCTGGCCGGACCTGCAATTCGATGGTTCAACACACTCCCACAAGGGTCCATCACAACCTTCGCAGACATATCCCAGAAGTTCCTAGCCCGATTCACGACACGCATAGCCAAAGCAAAACACCCAATAAACCTACTGGGGGTCACCTTAAAACCTGGGGAGCCGACTAGGAAATTCCTAGATAGGTTTAACAATGAGTGCCTGGAGATTGACGGCCTCACAGATTTAGTTGCTAGCCTATGCCTAACAAATGACCTACTAAACGAAGACTTTAGGAAGCACATCACAACCAAACCCGTGTGGACCATGCAGGAAATTCAAAGCGTCGCCAAAGAATACATCAACGACGAAGAAGTTAGTCAGGTAGTAGCAGCCAACAAACGGTAG
- the LOC112711712 gene encoding PTI1-like tyrosine-protein kinase At3g15890, producing the protein MHKKCFCCFLSEEEQSKARNKGEKNKNKDYPWEIYTSKELLGATNNFHQDHKIGEGGFGSVYWGRTSKGVEIAVKRLKTMTAKTEMEFAVEVEVLGRVRHKNLLGLRGFYAGGDERLIVYDFMPNQSLLTHLHGHLSSNCLLDWPKRINIAIGAAEGLAYLHHEANPHIIHRDIKASNVLLDLEFQAKVADFGFAKLRPEGVYLLSSHEKELAYIT; encoded by the exons ATGCACAAGAAATGTTTCTGTTGTTTTCTATCTGAAGAAGAGCAAAGCAAAGCaag GAATAAAGGagaaaagaataagaataagGATTATCCATGGGAAATCTACACATCGAAGGAGCTGCTTGGTGCAACAAACAATTTTCACCAAGATCACAAGATCGGAGAAGGTGGATTTGGAAGTGTTTATTGGGGTCGAACAAGTAAAGGCGTCGAG ATTGCAGTGAAGCGGTTGAAAACGATGACTGCAAAAACCGAGATGGAGTTCGCAGTTGAAGTGGAAGTACTTGGAAGGGTTAGGCATAAGAATCTGTTGGGTTTGAGGGGTTTCTACGCTGGAGGAGATGAAAGGTTAATTGTTTATGATTTCATGCCTAATCAAAGCTTGCTCACACATTTGCACGGTCACCTTTCTTCTAATTGTCTCTTAGATTGGCCTAAAAGAATCAACATAGCGATTGGTGCAGCTGAAGGTTTAGC GTATTTGCACCATGAGGCAAATCCTCACATCATACACAGAGACATAAAAGCAAGCAATGTTCTGTTAGACCTTGAATTCCAAGCCAAGGTAGCTGATTTCGGTTTCGCAAAGCTCAGACCAGAGGGTGTTTACTTATTATCTTCACACGAAAAAGAATTAGCTTACATAACTTAG